One Triticum dicoccoides isolate Atlit2015 ecotype Zavitan chromosome 5B, WEW_v2.0, whole genome shotgun sequence genomic window carries:
- the LOC119312001 gene encoding succinate dehydrogenase [ubiquinone] flavoprotein subunit, mitochondrial-like has translation MWRSRVSRGLREAKAAAAAASRRFSTTSSYTVVDHTYDAVVVGAGGAGLRAAIGLSEHGFNTACITKLFPTRSHTVAAQGGINAALGNMSEDDWRWHMYDTVKGSDWLGDQDAIQYMCREAPKAVIELENYGLPFSRTEDGKIYQRAFGGQSLDFGKGGQAYRCACAADRTGHAMLHTLYGQAMKHNTQFFVEYFALDLIMDKEGTCQGVIALNMEDGTLHRFRSTNTILATGGYGRAYFSATSAHTCTGDGNAMVARAGLPLQDLEFVQFHPTGIYGAGCLITEGSRGEGGILRNSEGERFMERYAPTAKDLASRDVVSRSMTMEIREGRGVGPLKDHLYLHLNHLPPEVLKERLPGISETAAIFAGVDVTKEPIPVLPTVHYNMGGIPTNYHGQVVDIKGDNPDTIIPGLMAAGEAACASVHGANRLGANSLLDIVVFGRACANRVAEISKPGETQKPLEKDAGEKTIAWLDKLRNANGSLPTSKIRLNMQRIMQNNAAVFRTQETLTEGCELISEAQKSFHDVKLSDRSLIWNSDLIETIELENLLINACITMHSAEARQESRGAHAREDFKTRDDDKWMKHSLGYWEDEKVRLEYRPVHMNTLDDEVETFPPKARVY, from the exons ATGTGGCGCAGCCGCGTGTCGCGGGGCCTCCGGGAGgccaaggccgccgccgccgccgcgtccaggCGCTTCTCCACCACCTCG TCCTACACGGTGGTGGATCACACCTACGATGCGGTCGTGGTTGGAGCTGGAGGCGCGGGGCTCAGGGCCGCGATTGGGCTCTCGGAGCATGGGTTCAACACCGCCTGCATCACCAAGCTCTTCCCCACGCGGTCGCATACTGTGGCAGCACAG GGAGGTATAAACGCTGCTCTTGGAAACATGAGTGAAGATGACTGGAGGTGGCATATGTATGATACAGTCAAGGGAAGTGATTGGCTTG GTGACCAAGATGCTATCCAGTATATGTGTAGAGAAGCACCAAAGGCTGTTATAGAGCTTGAGAACTATGGATTACCATTTTCCAGAACTGAAGATGGAAAAATTTATCAACGCGCTTTTGGAGGCCAAAGCTTAGATTTTGGAAAAG GTGGTCAGGCCTATCGATGTGCATGCGCTGCTGACAGAACAGGCCATGCTATGCTACACACACTTTATGGGCAAGCGATGAAGCACAATACTCAGTTTTTTGTTGAATATTTTGCGCTGGACCTTATCATGGACAAAGAAG GCACCTGCCAGGGGGTAATTGCACTAAACATGGAGGATGGTACCCTTCATCGTTTCCGTTCAACAAATACTATTTTAGCAACAGGA GGTTATGGCAGAGCTTACTTCTCTGCTACTTCAGCTCACACATGTACTGGTGATGGCAATGCTATGGTTGCACGTGCTGGGTTACCCCTTCAG GATCTTGAGTTTGTGCAGTTCCATCCTACAGGCATTTACGGTGCTGGATGCCTTATAACTGAAG GTTCCCGGGGCGAAGGTGGTATTCTTAGGAACAGCGAAGGTGAGAGGTTCATGGAACGATATGCCCCTACCGCCAAAGATCTTGCATCTCGTGATGTTGTTTCAAGATCTATGACTATGGAAATTAGAGAAGGACGTGGTGTAG GACCATTGAAGGACCATCTCTACCTGCATCTTAATCATCTTCCTCCAGAAGTTCTCAAGGAAAGGCTTCCTGGTATATCTGAGACTGCTGCTATTTTTGCTGGCGTTGATGTCACCAAAGAGCCTATTCCTGTTTTACCAACCGTGCACTATAATATGGGCGGTATCCCGACAAATTATCATGGGCAG GTGGTGGATATCAAGGGTGATAACCCAGACACAATTATTCCTGGTCTGATGGCTGCTGGGGAGGCAGCTTGTGCATCTGTTCATGGTGCAAACCGTCTTGGTGCAAATTCACTTCTTGACATTGTTGTCTTTGGGAGGGCTTGCGCAAACAGGGTTGCTGAGATTTCCAAGCCAG GAGAGACACAGAAACCTCTTGAAAAAGACGCAGGGGAGAAGACCATCGCTTGGTTGGACAAGCTGAGAAATGCAAATGGATCACTGCCTACTTCGAAGATCCGCCTCAACATGCAACGTATTATGCAAAATAATGCTGCAGTTTTCCGTACACAGGAAACTCTAACAGAAG GTTGCGAGCTGATTAGTGAAGCACAGAAAAGTTTCCACGATGTCAAGCTCAGTGACAGAAGTCTCATATG GAATTCGGACTTGATAGAGACCATAGAATTAGAAAATCTGCTAATAAATGCATGCATAACCATGCATTCAGCTGAGGCTCGCCAAGAGAGCAGAGGAGCTCATGCTCGTGAAGATTTCAAG ACAAGAGATGACGACAAGTGGATGAAGCACTCGCTAGG GTACTGGGAGGACGAAAAGGTTAGGCTAGAATACAGGCCAGTTCACATGAACACCTTGGATGATGAAGTCGAGACTTTCCCGCCGAAGGCACGTGTTTACTAA